TCATCGACATCCCTCACTCATACCCACCTTCCACCCATGTCACCTGCTGCTACACCATCGCCCCTACTTTCCAGCCCAACCCCAGAGACTGGGTGGGCATTTTTAAGGTGGGTTGTGAATCTCAGTTTGGTTTCCCTCTAAATAGAGAGCGATAGCTTTCTTACAGTCTCTTTTCTGTTTAGGTGGGTTGGAGCACAACAAAGGATTATCATACCTTTGTGTGGGTGGAGCCCTGTCAGGACGTGGAAGGGCAGCAGCCAGGGAAGAGGTACTCTCTTTTCAGAGGTAAGAGTTACTTTCGGTTTTACTGCAGGGGGAAGTGTTTAGTCATGTTTATGGTGGACACACTCCCTCCTGTCTTTAGTGTAAACAAGATACTGAAATCTGTTTTTAGTGGACGGGTACAGTTAAATCCTTTATCCAGGTTTTACTCATGGTCCAGATGATCTAGCAGATATTCATTACAGTGATATGAAGTAATGTCCACTTATGATTCATGATCATGTGTCAGAGCCTCCATGCAGATTGAATGTAGGTCACAAAGTGGTGAAAGTATCAAATGACGGACAAGAAAGAAgccaagaaaaactaaacagaattcccatttaatgtcttttaatgaaatgtgtATTTGATTTATGATTTCTCAAACATTTAGTTGTTGCCAAACAGgatttagtattttaatattatggGGCTTTTACACGCATTTCTGGAtactttatataatttaaatcaTCATGTGATTCCATTTTACTCTTTGGGCCCGATGAATCCCGGCTttgtcatcttcatcatcagGGCCgtgtcatcagggaagaaaaaaaatccactgatgggGTAAACTGCTTGCTCAGTATATTGAGCTGACCTCATTATTTGGGTACAATGATTTGAGTCCTCTTCATTTTGTACATTGTGGAAATGCTCTTGCTTCCTCTATTAAATATAGCACCGAGTTCTGCTATCGTTTTTCTTCAATCTGATGTCACCAGACGTTTAAGTGATCGCCGGACAGGATTTCTGTCCGACCGCATTACTTCCTTGAAGCTGGTGATTCCGCACTGTCCTtccaggatgtgtctttccatgtttttttaagaaatagaAAGGTGCTCATTGCCTCAGTTGAAGTTAAATAACCTGTTGCCATCTGAAATATAaccacccatgcagtaattgcCCAATAGGAGGTTCGTAACTATTTGCTTAGGTaaatccattttcttttttttttttggccaggcagtttATTACAGCTATGCAAACGATCTTTAGCTGCGGCCTTATACCGTCATATTAAATCTGGATTCTTAACATAGTCGCCTGCTCTGTGCTTGTTAAATCAGATTACTACCTGCCCAAAGATGAGATCGAGTTCTACCAGTTCTGCTACGTTGACAGCAGCGGCCAGGTGAGAGGAGCCAGCACTCCTTTCTGTTTCAAAAACCCTGTGGAGCAAAACCTGGAGAGCAGCATGGACGACGACCTCCTGGTTATCACGACGCAGGTACCAAACAGAATACTCAAAAATAACTGGGACTAAATAAAGATCTGATTATGGTCAGAGGTAGAACGCACATTTGCGCAgggacagtaaaaaaaaagttaaacaaaatTCGATGTACTGACGTGTTTTTTTACACTAGAGAAATAAATGAGTGAGCTGTTGATTTAGCTGCGCATTTAACATGTTTTGATTTGCACTAAAAGTCTAATTTAACGGTTTTTACCTTGACCTTCTTCCATCACTGATAACATCTCAGTTTCTGAAAAGTCAATAAAACCTTTTATTGACTCAATGTGTTTTCTCGAACCCAGGAACAGGTGGAACAGAGTTTGCATGAAAAGGCTAAACTGCAGAGAGAGTTGGATCAGATGAGAGCTGAAAACGAAGCATTAAAAAGCGCCCTGCAGAGGGAGCAGCAAGAGGTCGCCTGCTCCAAGGTCTGCTTATCTGGTTTTCCACAGTGTCTGCGAGATAATTCCTCATTgtgcaacagagaaaacagtCAAATGGAGACTGAACTTTGACAAGTTGACTCAGtggcattgatttttttttttttttacagggccgggatggagagaaagagaaagaaatggctAAATTGGTCAAAGAGCTGGATCAAGTCAAGGAACAGAGCgaaaaaaacataatgactCTACGGGAGCAACTTAAAGAAAAGGTTTGTTCTCGGTTCGCTGGTAAGATTTAAACTCAACGTCGTCAGGGTGAAGAAAGGCTAACTTTGATGTCACTGCTAGGAGGAGATGTTGATCCAGATGGCGAAGCAGATGGAGATACAGCAACAGAACGAGCAGAAAAAACTGAGCCAGAGCTTGAATTTAGAGGGAACGCCAAGACCAGATGAGGTGAGATGATTCTGGCAATCGGGTCGCGAGAGCCCAGCTTCAATCACCTGTGGTCACACCTGACATTAAAATGCTTCTTCTGATGCACCAGTTGGTCACTGGAAGCACACAGACGCCCGTTTGATATCGAACTGCCCAGATCAGAGTCGTCTATCTGACACCAGCCACTTCCTGTTCTTGTTTCTTCAGGAGAAATACAGTCGAGCTGTGATGAAGATCAACCAGCTGAAAGAGGAGCGTGACAAGCTGAACCAGAGGATTGATCTCCAACGTGACGAGATCACGAGGTGAGTCAATGATCTATTTTTTACCATTAACATAAGGTCAGAACTGCGAGTGCCTTCTGCCAACTAATGTgcaactctgtgtgttttaggaTAAACGCCAAATTCAGAGAACAAGAACGAGAACTGTTCAAAACCAAAGACCACATCCAGCTTCTAGAGGTAAATCGCCGTGTAGTGTTTTCAACGACAACTGAATTTATTCTTCATACACTTGAAATAAATCccatgaaaagagaaaatgctgAGATGCTAAAacaatgaatgtgttttgttaCAAATAAAGACTATAGGGGACTATTTTGAACAGCGGATTGATACAGATGTTGCTTTTTTCAGCAGCAGTACTGTGCTTGAAGACCTTTATGACTTTGGGtatatttgaaataattcatttaataaaaagaatTAGCTGCActtattttctctgcagtttTCAACCACATTTTGCAGAGTTTTGTTGACAGTGAAAACCTCAACTCAGTCTGTGCAGGAAGTctaaaacacacgcacacatcctGGTTCTGTAAAACATTACCAGACAATTACCAACAAGTATTTATGACAACCCCCTCTTCAGTATGCAAACTATATATATGATAAGGTTTTTTTCATTACCAGATCAACCTCTTCAATAGTTACGCTGCTATGTGTGTGGCTATGCTGATGTTCTTGTAGATTATTCATCACTTTAAGTCATGATATAATATGAACAGGTgcgttacattaaaaaaataaaaataaaaaatctgcgtagtacagttgtcatgaatggagaaGTTAGCCATAGAGACCAAAACAGCTGTTTGTACCGGGCTGTGAACGCGTTGATAGAAAATCACGTCGGAGCAAGCATCTAGTGGACATTTATGGAACTGCAGCTGTTGACTTCATTTTTCaatgcttcatttttcagaataGTAATTATAGTATCTATTATGGTAAATGCTATTACAGACACCTGAGGAGACATAAGTCGGAGAAAATCTTAAAGTTGGGTCACACGTGTGCTTTACCTCTGGCAGGTTGACCTtcagagcagcaggaaggagaagcagaagctGGCTGCAGAGCTACAGAAGTTGCAAAGCCTTGCTCAGAAGATGGACGAAGTGACCAGGGAGAACCAGGATTTACAGAGGAGGCTGTCACAGCAGGAGATAGTGCACATCTCCTCAGACGACGACCTAAAGGTGagaactttaaaagaaaaaaaaaagaggctcatTATTCTCTGAAACATACCAAACGTCACTGATGGATGACGTGCCACGATACAGGTGCAGTGTCAGACTCTGTCCAGGCAGCTGCAGGACGCTCAGATGAGGCTGACGTCCGAGAGGGAAGAGTGCAAGAACATGAGGAGAGCAGCTGAGCTTAaggatgaagagctgcacaatGTCAAGGATCAGCTGGAGAAAGTGGTCGACATGTACAACCAGGAACAACGGAAAAGCAGCAAATACGAGGTGTGTAGGCGTTTGGGGTCATTTTCAGCATAGGCCGACAGTGTTCCAACTATCTTGCTACATTTTGTGGAAGGCCTTGTCCTGATTGACACGCTTTTCTAAACAAAAGTTACCTTCGTGTCCCAAAATAATGTAACAAATACTAGCCTGGACGCCATCTTTAGTGTAAACAATCATCTCAAACTTAAAACTTTTTCCCTTTGTGCTCAGCTCCAACTCAAAGACGCCCACGAAGCGATCGCAGACAAGAACATTGACATCGACGAGTTCGAAAAACGGCTCCTTCTGGCAGGAAGGGAGAAAGAAGAACTCGCCAGAGAGAACGAGGTACGTGCGCACAAGCCCGGCCTTCACTCCAGCAAATGCTCAGACTCGGCGTTGCGACGTTGGACTCATCAGCTGTGTTTATTCCATCAGGAACTCAGAGGCAACATCGAGGGGATTCGCAGACTTTACGCAGCTTCTGCGTTGACGGCCGGTGACGCGTCAGCCACTCACGAGCCACAGGGGCCGTCCCAGGAGGAAGCGCCCCTGTATGAGGCGCCCTTGTATGAGAGCATCGGTGAGGAGCAGGcttcattttaacacacacacacacacaaaaacaataaaatagtcTCTTTCCTTACCTGAGATTTCAGCTGGAAGAGTTGAGGTGAAATGATTTTACaatgtgtggagaaaaaaaagttaatttaacacaaatgaACCCCCACAAATTGAGACGGTACAGATCAGTAAAGTCTTAATTTCTCCAAATCAATTTTGCAGAACATTTGCAGAAAATACTAGATTCTTACATGATTAGTCTTTGCTCGTATTATAATCTCTTACTTACCTATTGTTTCTAACATATGCGCAGTTAGTTATTACAACTTATCATTTAttgtttcatgtgtcatttcATAATAAGATGTCAAAATCAACCACTCCTACTACCGGTTAGTCCCAAAAATAAATGCCACGCGTCGTAGATTTGAGAACATACTCAACAGTCCATGTCACAATAAATCAATGAATAGACTaaatattaatgtaaaaaatgtagatgtgtatttatcatttagtttttttgttttaggcaAAAATTGTCCCGCTTATATCAAATGTTCAACTTGATATATTTGAGTTTAGCACATTagttcttccttcttcctgacATTCAATGGATGAGAATagtcaataattaaataatcagtGGCTGCATCCTTCGATAAAACAGTCAATAagtgatttctttttccttgCAGGGAGCATTGGAGACCAGCAACAggtggtggcggaggaggaggaggtaaggCCAATCTCTTCTTTcagattattacattattagtATATTTATGTGGCCCAACCTACTCAGACAGTATTTATCAGAAGAAAGGACGGAAGGAAAAGAAGCAGAGACTGGGTCAAGGACGACTGCTGATACAAGTTTCAAAACAGTAGTTTGTTTTGTACCGGTCAGAGTATCAGTGTGGCCACGAACCCAAAATTACATTAGACACCTCTctccttcaaaacatatcaaTGAGAAAAACATCACGTGTCTCCTAGATATAACCCAAGTGACTCCTCGTTTATTTTCGGAGCGGACCTAAAACATAATCCGCTCCCTATTTTGTTACGGCTCCTGATGTGCCGTCTCTATTTCTGCCCCCCTCTCAGCAGTCACTGGTGTGTCGTCACTGCCAGGAGCGCTTCCCTGGCATAACCCAGAACGAGCTGGAGCAGCACGAGCAGAGTCACAAAGTGTGTCCCTTCTGCACGATGATCTGCGACAACATGGATCAGGCGGTGTTTGAGGATCACGTTTACAGCCACGAGGTGTGAGGGCTGTCGCCGGGCGCGGAGGAGGGGCGGTCTGAAGGCGGATCCACATGTCTTACACGACGGGTGGTCATGGGCGGAGGACCATTTTTACTAATTTACTGCAAGTTATGTAAACTTTGACtgtttccaaaaacatttaagtgcCATGAATATCAGCTTGTGGATTGAAAACTGTCCGATATATGTAACTCATCAGTTTCTTATCTTTAAGGTGTTGGTTAAATACCCCCAGACTTCTGTactcatctcctcttcttctcttataCTGAGAACTGATGCTCCGCAGATGTAGATCTACAATaattgatgttttggggcatgtAGACACATGTATCTGATCAGATCTTATTAATTAGTGTATGCGTAAACAGTTAAATTCTGATCAGAATGATTAATCGGATTTaggaaggacaaaaaaaaaagtactgatTAACAGAAAAATAGCATAAAAGATATAAAACGTTTAAGACATTAGCCCAAAGGGGGACGCTTTGGAAAACAGACAGCAGTTTAACATAGTTGGATTagattattatataataaaccATGTAAAACTCAGTATATTAACCACAGCTTTGCACTTACTTGCCTCGTAGGGAAATTTGCCAGATTACCCGTCTTCCTGATTCTGAAATGTATCTTGAATGAGTGTTGTGACAAGTGACTGTAATTGTTATTGCATCTGAATGTTTATGCCAGATAATAAAAACTCATGACGAGGCTGAcatgtttttctatatttttttttaagtaaaggtttaTACATAGATTTATACATGGACATACGAACAATTTAGTCATCCCTCATCACCCAGATGAGACAGGATCCAGTGACTCTAAATGTTAAAAGTGCCCTCTTTGGAAGGTTTTCCCTCCCCGTGTCCAAGAAAATGTTCAGAGTTCACTTGGCCTGCCAGCTCCGTCACATGAGCGTCCCCCACCAGGCACATTTTGTTTACCAACACGTCTCTTGGACGGAGGCCCGGATTCTTGCCATCGCTTCTCAGGGTGTCATCTGATTGGCCTCTTCTGGCGTGACGTCACGGGAGGTCAGCTCGGAGAAAAGCGCCGGCAGCCAGTACTGAGGTTCTCCAGCTGCTTGGGAGTCCAGCCATGCTAAGCCTTCCTTCAGCAAGTGATCCTGGAGACATGGAAGCAGACGCACACAGGTTATCAGGTTTACTTCAGTGAAGTTCTTCTATTTGTTTAtgtacctttttttaaaataacagagaatcCGTCCACTTTAACACCTTCATTTCAATGAAACCATCACCATAAAGAATGgcaaatcattattattatatcccATGTTTCAGTCTATCCAACTATAATTATAGGGGTGGAACACATACGTTTTTAACTTctactgtatatatgtaaatgcCACTTACCAGTACGTGACACGCTCGCTCCTTCTCCCACTTTAGACTCTCCTTGATCTCACTCACGGTAACATACCCCTTTTTCtacaaacaaagagacaaacattaCTTTTAGTCTCTCTACTGAGAAATAAAAGCTTGGATTCACTGGCAAAGTTGgggttgattttatttcatggcTCAGAGACTTGTTAATAAATCTGTACCTCTGCCAACTGTAAAACTACAGTGTGGTCCATGTTGAGTTCTGCTGGAACTGACTGGACCAAATAAGAACCACCGACTGGGATCATCCCGAAACCATTCCCCATCACTTTCAGCTTCTTTATGGCTCTCACCAGGTCGTCTCTGAGAAGCGcatattcagtcatttttaataatgtaaaacagGTGGGAATGGTCTAACACGCGACTCAGTCGATACTTACTGGCTCACATCCTGAGCGTATTTACCCCGTCCCTTCAGAACTCTCTGGTGGAGTTCATCCAGAGTAATCAGccctgaaagaaaacacaataaattcCAATGAAGCCAAGATAGTTAGACGTTGATATAATTACAAAGGTTGTTGGCTCTGAAAACTTAGTGCATGTTTCCAATATGCTCTAAATGTTGACCACAGTTGAAGTAACATACAAACCTCCATTTCTGTGTTTCAGGGCAAGGCACACCTCAATGATCTGAACACCAAGCTCATAGTAGAAATCTCCTACTCCGAGCATTTCAGACCAAAAACCTTTGCcagctgtaaaagaaaaaaaaaaaaaaagagtgcctTTCATTAGACTCTGAAACACCATCGGAAATGAGAAAAGGACGACAGAAGCAAAGCAAGCATCTGTCAGGTTTATGGTTTAGATAGTAAGTCAAATATTTATTACAGGCCAGAGGGTCAACACCGATGGTGGCACACATCTCCTGAAACTGGACTCTGAACTGTGGGTTCTTGCGGATCTCTTGTTTGTGCTTGCTGGCAAACTCCTCCAGGTGGGACTTGAAAGTCTCCAACTGCTTAGACAtctggaaaagaaacagaaccagttcagtgGACTGGAACTTCATTTGTCCTGCAAAAGACGGACGTTTACTTAAACTTTTTTGTCTGTCATACGTCCAAAAAAATGGCAACTTTAAAGGTCCAAAAACTATTCAGTTTGCAGTAATATGTGATGAAGAAAAGCAGTAAAAATCTAAAGCTAAAGGAGTTGGACAATATTCAACATTATTTTCTAATATAGTTATATTTACTAAGGTTTGACTGCGTGTCTCAACTTTAATTGAATAATTGGACTGCGCTTGagattataaataaacaaaatataaatcatAAGACAAGTTGTGGATTTATTAAACACATGTAGGGGGCATTCAAAATTCACACTGAACGAATAGAAGAGAGGCAGTGTAAGGAAATCGTACAAGAATGTGTTCATGTGCTGGGAAAAAACATCCATCTTGCTACAGTGTATACATGTGTCTGTACACTTGAATTTAAACATGTCTGTAAACGCACCGTGGTATTTGTGTATAATAGCGTGTAGCAGCAgtacaacaaaagagaaaagagctAAGGAAAGTGAAATAAGCAGCAAGTATACACTCACCTGGACTATTTGGTCCTCTGCAAGAACAGTTCctctttctttatattt
This window of the Mugil cephalus isolate CIBA_MC_2020 chromosome 16, CIBA_Mcephalus_1.1, whole genome shotgun sequence genome carries:
- the calcoco2 gene encoding calcium-binding and coiled-coil domain-containing protein 2 isoform X2, producing MESPTEAAADSSAPTFSQVVFIDIPHSYPPSTHVTCCYTIAPTFQPNPRDWVGIFKVGWSTTKDYHTFVWVEPCQDVEGQQPGKRYSLFRDYYLPKDEIEFYQFCYVDSSGQVRGASTPFCFKNPVEQNLESSMDDDLLVITTQEQVEQSLHEKAKLQRELDQMRAENEALKSALQREQQEVACSKGRDGEKEKEMAKLVKELDQVKEQSEKNIMTLREQLKEKEEMLIQMAKQMEIQQQNEQKKLSQSLNLEGTPRPDEEKYSRAVMKINQLKEERDKLNQRIDLQRDEITRINAKFREQERELFKTKDHIQLLEVDLQSSRKEKQKLAAELQKLQSLAQKMDEVTRENQDLQRRLSQQEIVHISSDDDLKVQCQTLSRQLQDAQMRLTSEREECKNMRRAAELKDEELHNVKDQLEKVVDMYNQEQRKSSKYELQLKDAHEAIADKNIDIDEFEKRLLLAGREKEELARENEELRGNIEGIRRLYAASALTAGDASATHEPQGPSQEEAPLYEAPLYESIGSIGDQQQVVAEEEESLVCRHCQERFPGITQNELEQHEQSHKVCPFCTMICDNMDQAVFEDHVYSHEV
- the snf8 gene encoding vacuolar-sorting protein SNF8, which produces MHRRGVGAGAIAKKKLAEAKYKERGTVLAEDQIVQMSKQLETFKSHLEEFASKHKQEIRKNPQFRVQFQEMCATIGVDPLASGKGFWSEMLGVGDFYYELGVQIIEVCLALKHRNGGLITLDELHQRVLKGRGKYAQDVSQDDLVRAIKKLKVMGNGFGMIPVGGSYLVQSVPAELNMDHTVVLQLAEKKGYVTVSEIKESLKWEKERACHVLDHLLKEGLAWLDSQAAGEPQYWLPALFSELTSRDVTPEEANQMTP
- the calcoco2 gene encoding calcium-binding and coiled-coil domain-containing protein 2 isoform X1, producing the protein MESPTEAAADSSAPTFSQVVFIDIPHSYPPSTHVTCCYTIAPTFQPNPRDWVGIFKVGWSTTKDYHTFVWVEPCQDVEGQQPGKRYSLFRDYYLPKDEIEFYQFCYVDSSGQVRGASTPFCFKNPVEQNLESSMDDDLLVITTQEQVEQSLHEKAKLQRELDQMRAENEALKSALQREQQEVACSKGRDGEKEKEMAKLVKELDQVKEQSEKNIMTLREQLKEKEEMLIQMAKQMEIQQQNEQKKLSQSLNLEGTPRPDEEKYSRAVMKINQLKEERDKLNQRIDLQRDEITRINAKFREQERELFKTKDHIQLLEVDLQSSRKEKQKLAAELQKLQSLAQKMDEVTRENQDLQRRLSQQEIVHISSDDDLKVQCQTLSRQLQDAQMRLTSEREECKNMRRAAELKDEELHNVKDQLEKVVDMYNQEQRKSSKYELQLKDAHEAIADKNIDIDEFEKRLLLAGREKEELARENEELRGNIEGIRRLYAASALTAGDASATHEPQGPSQEEAPLYEAPLYESIGSIGDQQQVVAEEEEQSLVCRHCQERFPGITQNELEQHEQSHKVCPFCTMICDNMDQAVFEDHVYSHEV